In Pseudofrankia saprophytica, one genomic interval encodes:
- a CDS encoding tyrosine-type recombinase/integrase: protein MALLNTPGTLLPTGFTEGVPARTVMELLGHSTIQLTMNTYTHVMPETQRDAVAKLDRWFDGHQDQGDEHDQDDTDQTDDETA, encoded by the coding sequence ATGGCGCTACTCAACACCCCTGGAACATTGCTGCCTACCGGTTTCACCGAAGGCGTCCCGGCCCGCACCGTGATGGAGCTGCTCGGCCACTCGACGATCCAGCTCACCATGAACACCTACACCCACGTCATGCCCGAGACCCAGCGGGACGCGGTCGCCAAGCTTGACCGGTGGTTCGACGGCCACCAGGACCAGGGCGACGAGCACGACCAAGACGACACGGATCAGACCGACGACGAGACGGCGTGA
- a CDS encoding TetR/AcrR family transcriptional regulator C-terminal domain-containing protein yields MRGHADTPRAPKVAAAGPAPFGDPASGDEPGHVTPAGQPGAAGAAGAVEGRHAGAGDAFGLLSWPGRPRRGPATPDTPAYPGGPGVPPGSDRSDLAPGDDPEALEALWLRPRRAERSSALTREAIVAAAMAIADAEGIDAVSIRRVAGALRARPMSLYSHFSRKQDLIDLMVNEAAAAVVVPGELPADWREAMRMIAHHTRAAARRHPWMLSVVHRHAVIGPNALRHFDQSLAALSGLDVDRDQKIAILVAVDTYTIGQVVRELAGLRKFQADEAADNAAGGAADDARTAGGARTAGGGVQPVSWLRAAEGYLRRLVETGEYPHIAAFGIDSVIHAHEAETAAADRRFADGLTWLFDGIAASLATERNDDGGHGHGHGGGDGDSAGDADGGPAG; encoded by the coding sequence ATGCGAGGCCACGCGGACACGCCCCGCGCGCCGAAGGTCGCCGCCGCCGGGCCGGCCCCGTTCGGTGACCCGGCCTCGGGCGACGAGCCTGGGCACGTCACGCCCGCCGGTCAGCCTGGTGCCGCCGGGGCCGCGGGCGCGGTGGAAGGGCGACACGCGGGCGCGGGAGATGCCTTCGGCCTGTTGAGCTGGCCAGGCCGTCCCCGCCGCGGGCCGGCGACCCCGGATACTCCCGCCTATCCCGGTGGGCCGGGGGTTCCGCCGGGATCGGACCGTTCGGACCTGGCGCCCGGTGACGATCCCGAGGCGTTGGAGGCGCTGTGGCTGCGCCCTCGGCGCGCCGAACGCTCGTCCGCGCTGACGAGGGAGGCGATCGTCGCCGCCGCGATGGCGATCGCGGACGCCGAGGGCATCGACGCGGTCTCCATCCGACGGGTGGCCGGAGCGCTTCGGGCTCGGCCTATGAGCCTGTACTCGCATTTCTCCCGCAAACAGGACCTGATCGACCTGATGGTCAACGAGGCGGCCGCGGCGGTGGTGGTTCCCGGTGAACTGCCGGCGGACTGGCGGGAGGCGATGCGCATGATTGCTCATCACACCCGCGCCGCGGCGCGCCGCCATCCGTGGATGCTGTCGGTGGTCCACAGGCACGCCGTGATCGGCCCGAACGCGCTGCGTCATTTCGATCAGTCGCTCGCCGCCCTCTCCGGGCTGGACGTCGACCGGGATCAGAAGATCGCAATCCTGGTCGCCGTGGATACGTACACGATCGGCCAGGTCGTCCGCGAACTGGCTGGCCTGCGGAAGTTCCAAGCCGACGAGGCGGCCGACAACGCCGCCGGCGGCGCGGCTGACGACGCGAGGACGGCCGGCGGCGCGAGGACGGCCGGCGGTGGCGTCCAGCCCGTCTCGTGGCTCCGGGCGGCCGAGGGCTATCTACGCCGGCTGGTCGAGACGGGCGAGTACCCGCACATCGCCGCCTTCGGGATCGATTCGGTGATCCACGCCCACGAGGCCGAGACCGCCGCCGCCGACCGTCGTTTCGCCGACGGCCTGACCTGGCTCTTCGACGGCATCGCGGCCTCCCTCGCCACCGAGCGGAACGACGATGGCGGCCACGGCCACGGCCACGGCGGTGGCGATGGTGACAGCGCCGGCGATGCTGACGGCGGCCCGGCTGGCTGA
- a CDS encoding sigma factor-like helix-turn-helix DNA-binding protein, protein MSIVDPGTELDAGLGDATKTADPDLGLRAVARLRRLVEQLEAEQVAAARRAGWSWREIATRLGVTKQTVHRKYHRAVETSVETAGDL, encoded by the coding sequence ATGTCGATCGTCGATCCGGGCACCGAGCTCGACGCCGGTCTCGGTGATGCCACGAAGACGGCCGATCCCGATCTGGGGCTGCGGGCCGTGGCCCGGCTGCGCCGGCTCGTGGAGCAGTTGGAGGCCGAGCAGGTCGCCGCGGCCCGGCGGGCGGGCTGGTCCTGGCGGGAGATCGCTACCCGGCTCGGCGTCACGAAACAGACCGTGCACCGCAAGTACCACCGGGCTGTCGAGACCTCCGTCGAGACCGCTGGAGACCTCTGA
- a CDS encoding 3-hydroxyacyl-CoA dehydrogenase, with translation MEIAGAVAVVTGGASGLGLATATRLTKAGASVVLLDLPTSAGERAAAELGERARFAAADVTDEGAVAAALDVAEELGALRVVVSCAGIGPPARVLGRAGVHSLDLFAKVVGVNLIGTFNVLRLGAERIARTEPLPGGERGVIVNTASVAAFDGQIGQAAYSASKGGIVGMTLPIARDLADKLIRVVTIAPGLFATPLLASLPQEAQDSLGKQTPHPSRLGDPDEYAALVEHIVANPMLNGEVIRLDGAIRMAPR, from the coding sequence GTGGAGATAGCGGGTGCGGTAGCCGTCGTCACCGGCGGTGCCTCGGGCCTTGGGCTCGCGACGGCGACGCGGCTGACCAAGGCCGGGGCGAGCGTGGTGCTGCTCGACCTGCCGACCAGCGCCGGTGAGCGGGCCGCCGCGGAGCTAGGCGAGCGGGCCCGGTTCGCCGCGGCCGACGTCACCGACGAGGGCGCGGTCGCCGCGGCCCTCGACGTGGCCGAGGAGCTGGGGGCGCTGCGCGTGGTGGTGAGCTGCGCGGGGATCGGCCCGCCGGCCCGGGTCCTTGGCCGGGCGGGCGTCCACTCGCTGGACCTGTTCGCCAAGGTCGTCGGCGTCAACCTGATCGGCACGTTCAACGTGCTCCGCCTCGGCGCGGAGCGGATCGCGCGGACCGAGCCGCTGCCCGGTGGCGAGCGGGGCGTCATCGTCAACACGGCGTCGGTCGCCGCGTTCGACGGACAGATCGGTCAGGCGGCCTACTCCGCCTCCAAGGGCGGCATCGTCGGCATGACGCTGCCGATCGCCCGCGACCTCGCCGACAAGCTGATCCGCGTCGTCACGATCGCGCCCGGCCTGTTCGCGACGCCGCTGCTCGCGAGCCTGCCGCAGGAGGCGCAGGACTCCCTCGGCAAGCAGACCCCGCACCCCAGCCGGCTCGGCGACCCGGACGAGTACGCCGCCCTGGTCGAGCACATCGTCGCCAACCCGATGCTCAACGGCGAGGTCATCCGTCTCGACGGCGCCATCCGGATGGCCCCGCGCTGA
- a CDS encoding enoyl-CoA hydratase-related protein translates to MPEPSPAPATALTSETALTSEASPAAETALTSEAPPAAEAPPAAEAPPAAEASPAAEAPPAAEAPPAAEASPAAEAPPAAEASPAAEVAPAPVAARPPVPPPSEPPPGPRPAPGSPKDEAPGSGAPAGEPERIGVIQWERDAAGIVVLTLDDADQPANTTNAAFRSSLGTVVERLERERATLTGVVVTSAKPTFATGADLRELTDLTDPRAAFELASAGKDPLRRLETLGRPVVAALGGAALGGGLEIALACHHRIALDAPGTQLGLPEATLGLMPSGGGVVRAVRLLGVLNALVNVLLQGQRYSAARARALGLVDGLVTARDELVPAAKAWILAKPAPVARWDVPGYQIPGGTPGSPALAVALASLTANLRRQAPGAAQVAGPAILAAAVEGAQLDVDTACVVESRYFAELVTSQAARNLVQAFFVDMGRVVAEGAASADGPGGRARFEAPKAFVDRLLGGYLAEAAAMVGEGLPAPSVEQAGVQAGFRSSPLRLCDELALATARVAAAEARGAGVDAAATTADADAPAGAGASGSAVATERDDGGLAVLDRMTEEFGRSGRASGGGFYEYVDGRRTGLWKGLWEHFGADGGTGAGAEFSAGNPAGVAFEELKERLLFAVALRAVGCLDEGVVGSAAAANVASLTGAGFPAWTGGALRYIDGYPGGAAGFVARARVLAARHGGRFAPPSSLAERAERDEPYT, encoded by the coding sequence ATGCCCGAGCCGTCGCCAGCGCCCGCGACCGCGCTGACGTCCGAGACGGCGCTGACGTCCGAAGCCTCGCCGGCCGCCGAGACGGCGCTGACGTCCGAAGCGCCGCCGGCCGCCGAAGCGCCGCCGGCCGCCGAAGCGCCGCCGGCCGCCGAAGCCTCGCCGGCCGCCGAAGCGCCGCCGGCCGCCGAAGCGCCGCCGGCCGCCGAAGCCTCGCCGGCCGCCGAAGCGCCGCCGGCCGCCGAAGCCTCGCCGGCCGCCGAGGTGGCGCCCGCGCCCGTGGCGGCGCGTCCACCGGTACCGCCCCCGTCCGAGCCCCCGCCCGGGCCGCGACCCGCGCCCGGCTCGCCGAAGGACGAAGCCCCGGGGAGCGGCGCGCCGGCGGGCGAGCCCGAACGGATCGGGGTGATCCAGTGGGAGCGGGACGCGGCTGGGATCGTCGTGCTGACGCTGGACGACGCGGACCAACCGGCGAACACCACCAACGCGGCCTTCCGAAGCTCGCTCGGCACCGTCGTCGAGCGGCTGGAACGCGAACGCGCGACGCTCACCGGCGTGGTGGTGACGTCGGCGAAGCCGACCTTCGCCACCGGAGCCGATCTGCGCGAGCTGACCGACCTGACCGACCCGCGGGCCGCCTTCGAGCTGGCCTCCGCGGGCAAGGACCCCCTGCGCCGGCTGGAGACGCTCGGCCGGCCGGTGGTCGCCGCGCTCGGCGGCGCGGCGCTCGGCGGCGGGCTGGAGATCGCGCTTGCCTGCCACCACCGGATCGCCCTGGACGCGCCCGGCACGCAGCTCGGCCTGCCCGAGGCGACGCTTGGCCTCATGCCGTCCGGCGGCGGGGTGGTCCGGGCGGTCCGCCTGCTCGGGGTGCTGAACGCGCTGGTCAACGTCCTGCTGCAGGGCCAGCGGTACAGCGCGGCGCGCGCCCGCGCCCTCGGACTCGTCGACGGGCTGGTCACCGCGCGGGACGAGCTGGTGCCGGCGGCGAAGGCCTGGATCCTGGCGAAGCCGGCGCCGGTGGCACGCTGGGACGTCCCGGGCTACCAGATCCCCGGTGGCACCCCGGGGAGCCCGGCGCTCGCCGTCGCGCTCGCCTCGCTGACCGCGAACCTGCGCCGCCAGGCCCCCGGCGCGGCCCAGGTAGCGGGCCCGGCGATCCTCGCGGCCGCGGTCGAGGGCGCTCAGCTCGACGTCGACACCGCGTGCGTCGTCGAGTCGCGCTACTTCGCCGAACTGGTGACCAGCCAGGCCGCGCGGAACCTCGTCCAGGCGTTCTTCGTGGACATGGGCCGGGTCGTCGCCGAAGGGGCGGCCTCGGCCGACGGGCCGGGCGGCCGGGCCCGGTTCGAGGCGCCGAAGGCGTTCGTCGACCGCCTGCTCGGCGGGTACCTCGCCGAGGCGGCCGCGATGGTGGGCGAGGGCCTGCCCGCGCCGTCCGTCGAGCAGGCGGGCGTGCAGGCAGGCTTCCGCTCGTCGCCACTGCGGCTGTGCGATGAGCTCGCGCTCGCCACCGCCCGCGTCGCGGCCGCCGAGGCTCGGGGGGCCGGGGTCGACGCCGCCGCCACCACCGCCGACGCCGATGCGCCGGCGGGCGCGGGGGCGAGTGGGTCGGCCGTCGCCACGGAACGGGACGACGGCGGGCTCGCCGTGCTCGACCGGATGACCGAGGAGTTCGGCCGGTCTGGCCGCGCTTCCGGGGGTGGGTTCTACGAGTACGTCGACGGCCGGCGCACGGGCCTGTGGAAGGGGCTGTGGGAGCACTTCGGCGCGGACGGCGGCACCGGCGCTGGCGCGGAGTTCTCGGCCGGGAACCCGGCCGGGGTCGCCTTCGAGGAGCTGAAGGAACGGCTGCTGTTCGCCGTGGCGCTGCGGGCCGTCGGCTGCCTCGACGAGGGCGTGGTCGGCTCGGCGGCGGCGGCGAACGTCGCCTCGCTGACCGGAGCCGGGTTCCCCGCCTGGACCGGCGGGGCCCTCCGTTACATCGACGGCTATCCAGGCGGTGCGGCCGGCTTCGTCGCCCGGGCCCGCGTGCTCGCGGCCCGTCACGGCGGCCGCTTCGCCCCGCCGTCGTCGCTGGCGGAGCGAGCCGAGCGCGACGAGCCGTACACCTGA
- a CDS encoding DHA2 family efflux MFS transporter permease subunit yields MSSSSPAAPRSSRIADPEGTSATSAPVGSGAGAGAGVGAKSDKLDPALVRLALVILVGVVAVQLDATITSVAIQTLGKEFDVGVSTIQWVSTGYLLALAMVIPLTGWSVERFGGKRMWIMSLGMFLAGSALCGVAWSASSLIGFRVLQGLGGGLLLPLMQTILAQAAGPAQLPKVMAAVSIPAVVTPVLGPVLGGLIVDNISWRWIFFINIPVCLIAIFLAQRVRPADTRAGERHPLDLVGLALLSPGLAVAVYGFSEAGSKGNFANAHVLVPMLIGLALLAAFAVHALRTKVEPIIDLRLLRNPAFLGSTTLMFLFGMSLFGAMFLTPLFEQIARGRDATGAGLLLAPQGLGLGIGMIAVAPRANRISPRVMVISGLALTVLGSVAYTQAGRGPSEWLLGFSLAIRGVGMAVTMIPVMTATYHGLRHDQIPRATTASRILQQIGGSIGTAVLAVVLATQIRGHAGPGASIAVAGGSGDGPIPSWVGDAFGTTFWLPVIFMVVSVPAAFLLPRRLAGSEAAATGPSATTGPSATTEAAGVGAAVSVSVSTDGVEIVTAAPSVAAGTPEVVAIEENANGQEPLSSPVPRSANDQAQGAAVFD; encoded by the coding sequence ATGAGCTCGTCATCCCCCGCGGCACCTCGAAGCTCCCGGATCGCCGATCCGGAAGGAACCTCGGCCACATCCGCGCCGGTCGGCTCCGGAGCTGGAGCTGGAGCTGGCGTCGGCGCGAAGAGCGACAAGCTCGACCCGGCGCTGGTCCGGCTCGCCCTCGTCATCCTGGTCGGCGTCGTCGCCGTGCAACTGGACGCGACGATCACCTCGGTCGCGATCCAGACCCTCGGCAAAGAGTTCGACGTAGGCGTCTCGACGATCCAGTGGGTCTCCACCGGCTACCTGCTGGCGCTGGCGATGGTGATCCCGCTGACCGGCTGGTCGGTCGAGCGGTTCGGCGGCAAGCGGATGTGGATCATGTCGCTGGGCATGTTCCTGGCCGGCTCGGCGCTGTGCGGCGTCGCCTGGTCGGCGAGCAGCCTGATCGGTTTCCGGGTGCTGCAGGGCCTGGGCGGCGGTCTGCTGCTGCCGCTGATGCAGACGATCCTGGCGCAGGCGGCCGGCCCCGCTCAGCTGCCGAAGGTGATGGCGGCGGTCTCCATCCCGGCGGTCGTGACTCCGGTACTCGGCCCGGTACTCGGCGGCCTGATCGTCGACAACATCAGCTGGCGCTGGATCTTCTTCATCAACATCCCGGTCTGCCTGATCGCGATCTTCCTTGCGCAGCGTGTTCGGCCTGCCGACACCCGGGCCGGCGAACGCCATCCGCTCGACCTCGTGGGTCTGGCGCTGCTCTCCCCCGGCCTGGCCGTCGCCGTCTACGGCTTCTCGGAGGCTGGCAGCAAGGGCAACTTCGCCAACGCGCACGTGCTGGTCCCGATGCTGATCGGCCTGGCGCTGCTCGCCGCCTTCGCCGTGCACGCGCTGCGCACCAAGGTCGAGCCGATCATCGACCTGCGGCTGCTACGCAACCCGGCGTTCCTCGGCTCGACCACCCTGATGTTCCTGTTCGGCATGTCGCTGTTCGGCGCCATGTTCCTGACGCCCCTCTTCGAGCAGATCGCCCGCGGTCGGGACGCGACCGGCGCCGGGCTGCTGCTCGCGCCGCAGGGCCTCGGCCTGGGAATCGGGATGATCGCGGTCGCCCCGCGGGCGAACAGGATCTCCCCGCGGGTGATGGTGATCTCCGGTCTCGCGCTGACCGTGCTCGGCTCGGTCGCCTATACCCAGGCCGGCCGCGGCCCGAGCGAGTGGCTGCTCGGGTTCTCACTCGCTATCCGGGGTGTCGGCATGGCCGTGACGATGATCCCGGTGATGACCGCGACCTACCACGGGCTGCGTCACGACCAGATCCCCCGGGCGACCACGGCGTCACGGATCCTGCAGCAGATCGGCGGCTCGATCGGGACCGCGGTGCTGGCCGTCGTCCTCGCTACCCAGATCCGCGGGCACGCGGGTCCCGGCGCCTCGATCGCGGTGGCGGGCGGCTCGGGGGACGGGCCGATCCCCAGCTGGGTCGGCGACGCGTTCGGGACGACGTTCTGGCTGCCGGTGATCTTCATGGTGGTCTCGGTGCCGGCGGCCTTCCTGCTGCCCAGGCGCCTCGCCGGCTCCGAGGCCGCCGCGACCGGGCCCTCGGCGACGACCGGGCCCTCGGCGACGACCGAGGCCGCCGGCGTCGGCGCGGCCGTGTCCGTGTCCGTGTCCACGGATGGCGTCGAGATCGTGACCGCCGCTCCCAGCGTGGCGGCGGGCACGCCGGAGGTCGTCGCGATCGAGGAGAACGCGAACGGGCAGGAGCCGTTGTCGTCGCCGGTCCCACGATCGGCCAACGATCAGGCCCAGGGCGCCGCGGTGTTCGACTAG
- a CDS encoding Clp protease N-terminal domain-containing protein encodes MFDGDHPDLGRSVGRAQALARGLGHDRVGSEHLLVALATGDGRDSDGSHGTVAAALGRHGATAAAVWEALLAAAPGGAGMAADRDTLAVLGVDVDRLLRFAGARSLDRPPRREPLLPLGAAAARRRCAQLSPPLGLDAQAAYEASLRLALARRERAHRPEHLALALGVLDPGVAWVLDRAGVDRHALVTDLAASFPPPRRNPVLRSERRLGRQSRCRDLIRRYERTTGRTATAGDALAVLVAG; translated from the coding sequence ATGTTCGACGGTGACCACCCGGATCTGGGTCGATCGGTAGGCCGGGCACAGGCACTGGCCCGCGGCCTTGGGCATGATCGCGTCGGAAGCGAACACCTCCTGGTGGCGCTCGCGACGGGCGACGGCCGCGACAGCGACGGCAGTCACGGCACCGTCGCGGCAGCACTGGGCAGGCATGGAGCGACGGCGGCCGCGGTATGGGAGGCACTCCTCGCGGCCGCACCCGGTGGTGCCGGAATGGCCGCCGACCGAGACACCCTGGCTGTTCTCGGCGTGGACGTCGACCGGCTTCTTCGTTTCGCCGGCGCGCGGTCGCTGGATCGACCACCCCGGCGCGAACCGCTGCTCCCCCTGGGAGCCGCCGCGGCGAGGCGGCGATGCGCCCAGCTGAGTCCACCGCTGGGCCTGGACGCACAGGCGGCCTATGAGGCGTCGCTTCGCCTGGCGCTTGCCCGCCGTGAACGCGCGCACCGACCCGAGCACCTTGCCCTCGCGCTCGGCGTCCTCGACCCGGGCGTCGCCTGGGTGCTCGACCGCGCGGGCGTGGACAGGCACGCCCTTGTCACCGATCTGGCGGCCAGCTTCCCGCCGCCGCGCCGCAACCCGGTGCTGCGCTCGGAACGCCGGCTCGGGCGCCAATCTCGCTGCCGTGACCTCATCCGGAGATATGAGCGCACCACGGGACGCACCGCCACGGCCGGCGACGCCCTCGCCGTGCTCGTCGCTGGCTAA
- a CDS encoding CaiB/BaiF CoA transferase family protein codes for MEPGVGAMAPGGAATSTGPLAGLRVVELAGIGPGPHAAMVLADLGADVVRVDRPGGGGVAGAPEAGDQLLRGRRSIVVDLKDPAGRDRLLALVERADVLIEGYRPGVAERLGIGPDACLARNPRLVYGRMTGWGQDGPWAHTAGHDLNYISITGVLHAIGPKDGKPAVPLNLVGDFGGGSMFLLTGILAALWERERSGAGQVVDSAMVDGASVLAQMMWAWRGSGFWSDVRGVNVLDGGAPYYDTYVCADGRYVAVGAIEPQFYAALLAGLGLADAGLPGQNDRAGWPELRARFTGTFLSKTRDEWAAVFDGTDACVTPVLTWAEAGSHPHLAARGTLVTVDGVEQPAPAPRFSRTIPGTPTPPRLKGADTDEVLADWLGEKPASGAGADDAAGAGAGAGAGAETDAPAQA; via the coding sequence ATGGAACCAGGCGTTGGGGCGATGGCGCCGGGAGGGGCCGCGACGTCGACGGGGCCGCTGGCCGGGCTGCGGGTGGTGGAGCTCGCCGGGATCGGGCCGGGGCCGCACGCCGCGATGGTGCTCGCCGACCTCGGCGCCGACGTGGTCCGGGTGGACCGGCCCGGCGGCGGCGGCGTGGCGGGCGCGCCGGAGGCCGGTGACCAGCTCCTGCGCGGCCGGCGTTCGATCGTCGTCGACCTCAAGGACCCCGCGGGCAGGGACCGGCTGCTCGCGCTCGTCGAGCGGGCCGACGTGCTCATCGAGGGCTACCGGCCGGGGGTGGCCGAGCGGCTCGGAATCGGCCCCGACGCGTGCCTGGCGCGCAACCCGCGGCTGGTCTATGGCCGGATGACCGGCTGGGGCCAGGACGGCCCGTGGGCACACACCGCTGGTCACGACCTGAACTACATCTCCATCACCGGTGTCCTGCACGCGATCGGGCCGAAGGACGGCAAGCCGGCAGTGCCGCTCAACCTCGTCGGTGACTTCGGTGGCGGCTCGATGTTCCTGCTCACCGGCATCCTCGCCGCGCTCTGGGAGCGGGAGCGGTCCGGCGCCGGCCAGGTGGTGGACTCGGCGATGGTCGACGGCGCGAGCGTGCTGGCCCAGATGATGTGGGCCTGGCGTGGCAGCGGGTTCTGGTCCGACGTGCGCGGGGTCAACGTCCTCGACGGCGGAGCGCCGTACTACGACACGTACGTCTGCGCGGACGGCCGGTACGTCGCGGTGGGCGCGATCGAGCCGCAGTTCTACGCCGCCCTGCTTGCCGGCCTCGGGCTCGCCGACGCCGGCCTGCCCGGCCAGAACGACCGTGCGGGCTGGCCGGAGCTGCGCGCCCGGTTCACGGGGACCTTCCTGTCGAAGACCCGAGACGAGTGGGCGGCTGTCTTCGACGGCACCGATGCCTGCGTCACCCCGGTGCTGACCTGGGCTGAGGCGGGATCCCATCCGCACCTGGCCGCCCGCGGCACGCTGGTCACGGTGGACGGCGTCGAGCAGCCGGCCCCGGCGCCGCGGTTCTCGCGCACCATCCCCGGTACCCCGACGCCGCCGCGCCTCAAGGGCGCCGACACCGACGAGGTCCTGGCCGACTGGCTTGGCGAGAAGCCCGCGTCTGGTGCTGGTGCTGATGATGCTGCTGGCGCGGGGGCCGGGGCCGGGGCCGGGGCCGAGACCGACGCGCCGGCGCAGGCGTGA
- a CDS encoding glycerophosphodiester phosphodiesterase family protein translates to MSRHRFLDHPGPIPLAHRGGAGPWPENSWPAFENAVALGYRYLETDVRVTRDGTAMVLHDSTLERVAARPGRLADLPWAEASRIRLRRPPAPATSEMPSSSPSAASQAVSHSPFGPPSDGSAVDSPHAGDPPGDPVGNPTGNPGAAVIGGAEARSGSSWAGSDEDEGEPIPRLDELLDRWPDIRLNLDVKEPAALEPTLAALRRANALDRVCVTSFDDAVAREARRLAGPGLCVGAGMSAIAMARLCSVLPPWLSAARRGWRRPAGGGLHLNGDRDRDGHGSDHNHSHGHGGHDGGHGHGRGVGRAGSRANGVLDAGAGHGTPPGDVGAGDRTWAAAGHRGDGSGGPGSGGSGSRGSASNGYRVNGYRADGDATSIPAQASGAANGQPRRPRGLIGRDVVQVPVAFRALPVCDARFVRYMNTLGLPVHVWTVNDEATMSMLLELGVDGIITDRPELLRDVLRRHNLWSAA, encoded by the coding sequence ATGAGCCGGCACCGCTTCCTTGACCACCCCGGGCCGATCCCGTTGGCGCACCGGGGCGGGGCTGGGCCGTGGCCGGAGAACTCCTGGCCGGCGTTCGAGAACGCCGTAGCGCTCGGGTACCGCTACCTGGAGACCGACGTCCGGGTGACCCGCGACGGGACGGCCATGGTCCTGCACGACTCGACCCTGGAGCGGGTGGCGGCCCGGCCGGGCCGGCTCGCCGACCTGCCCTGGGCCGAGGCCAGCCGGATCCGCCTGCGCCGTCCACCCGCTCCCGCTACCTCCGAGATGCCGTCCTCGTCGCCATCGGCGGCCAGCCAAGCCGTGTCCCATTCCCCTTTCGGTCCTCCCTCCGACGGCTCGGCGGTGGACAGCCCTCACGCCGGCGACCCGCCTGGCGACCCGGTTGGCAACCCAACTGGCAATCCAGGCGCCGCTGTCATCGGTGGCGCCGAGGCCCGTTCCGGGAGCAGCTGGGCAGGCTCGGATGAAGACGAAGGGGAGCCGATCCCGCGGCTGGACGAACTCCTGGACCGTTGGCCAGACATCCGGCTGAACCTGGACGTCAAGGAGCCGGCCGCGCTCGAGCCGACGCTCGCGGCGCTGCGTCGGGCGAATGCGCTGGACCGGGTCTGTGTCACCTCGTTCGACGACGCGGTCGCCCGCGAGGCGCGCCGGCTGGCCGGGCCGGGGTTGTGCGTCGGGGCGGGGATGTCCGCGATCGCCATGGCCCGCCTGTGCAGCGTGCTCCCCCCATGGCTGAGCGCCGCCAGAAGAGGCTGGCGGCGACCCGCAGGCGGCGGCCTTCACCTGAACGGCGACCGTGACCGCGACGGCCACGGCAGCGACCACAACCACAGCCACGGCCACGGTGGCCACGACGGTGGCCATGGTCACGGCCGTGGCGTGGGCCGGGCCGGATCTCGGGCGAACGGCGTGCTGGACGCCGGGGCAGGCCACGGCACCCCGCCCGGTGATGTGGGCGCGGGTGACCGCACCTGGGCCGCCGCTGGTCACCGTGGCGACGGCTCAGGCGGCCCCGGGTCAGGGGGTTCCGGGTCAAGGGGTTCCGCGTCGAACGGCTACAGGGTGAACGGCTACAGGGCGGACGGCGACGCGACCTCGATACCGGCGCAGGCCTCCGGGGCGGCGAACGGACAGCCGCGGCGACCTCGCGGTCTGATCGGGCGCGACGTCGTGCAGGTGCCGGTGGCGTTCCGGGCGCTCCCGGTGTGCGACGCGCGGTTCGTGCGTTACATGAACACGCTCGGTCTGCCGGTCCACGTCTGGACGGTCAACGACGAGGCGACGATGTCGATGCTGCTCGAGCTCGGCGTCGACGGCATCATCACCGACCGCCCGGAGCTGCTGCGCGACGTTCTGCGCCGCCACAACCTGTGGTCGGCCGCCTGA